GGTCGATAGCCTAACGCATTTTACTTATCCCGCCTCTGTTACCCAATCGGTGACTTCTCGGATCAATGTCGATCCCTACCTCACTTATTTCGATAAAAAAGGGAATCGCCACCGCCTACAAACTCGTATCTATTATATTAGCAACGATAATGGCAATAACCAAAGTAATAGCTCTACGCTCTACTATGGCGAGTACCAGCTCCAAAGAGAGTTCAAACAATTGCAAGGCCTCAAAATGGTGGCCGGCCTAGTAGGCCAGTATTCTGCCGCCCAATCTCAACTCTATGGAGATGCTGAATACGATATCTCTAATTATGCCGCCTATGTCCAACTCGATAAGGGCTTCCTTACCGATGAGTTTGGCGATAGTAAACTCAATTTCTCTTTCGGCGCCCGTATCGAACGTAACGCCATTATTAGCCCCGATTCTGTGCAGGTTTCTGTCTCTCAACCCAAAATTGAGAACCCCGAACCCCGCTCTGTTGAAGCTAAACCCGTTTTCCGCGCCGGAGTAAATTATGAGCTGACACCCTTTACTTTCCTTCGCGCCTCTTGGGGCCAAGGTTATCGCTATCCCACAATCGCCGAACGATATATCACTACTTTCGTAGGCGACCCCGCCGGAGTTGGCCTCGAAATCCGAGCAAATCCCGAACTAGAATCAGAAACTGGTTGGTCTGCCGAAATCGGTATCAAACAAGGTTTCATGATTACTTCTAACTGGAAGGGATTTGTTGATGTCTCTTTCTTCTGGACCCAATACCAGAATATGATGGAGTTCTCTTTTGGTGGCGGAGATACTGCCGCTATCAATGCTATCGAGCTTGCTGGTGTGCAAAATGGTACCACTCCCATTTTCTTCCAATCAGCTAATATCGGAAATACAAATATCCGTGGTGCTGAGTTTAGCGTAATGGGTACCGGAAAAATCGCTGGCGTAGATATGAACCTCCTCGCTGGCTATACGTTCCTCGATCCCCGCTTCCAAGATTTTGACGAGCGCCAACAACTTCTCAGCTCTAACGATACTACCAATATCCTGAAGTATCGCGCCCGCCATACTATTAAGTTTGATGCCGAAGCCTTTTTCCTCAAAGAAAATAACCTCTCGGTCGGACTCTCTGTTAACGCTAGTAGCCGTATGCTCGCTATCGATAAGGTGTTCCAAGATCTCGTTTTCTCCGATGCTGACCTCCCTTTTGGTCCTGCTGATGCTTTCGGTATCGGCCGCTACCGCCAACACGTCAATAGTGGCGAATATGTAAACCTCAGCGCCCGTATCGGCTACCGCTACGCTTTCAAAAATGCTGAAGGTGAAGAAAAATGGGGCGCTAAGATCTCTGTCGTAGGCAAAAACTTGCTCAACCAAGAGTATACTCTACGCCCCGCTCTAGTAGCCGCTCCCGCCAATTATACGCTACGCCTAGATTTCGATTTCTAGCCTCCTGATACATATATTGTATAGCCTCTATTCTGCCTAAGAATAGGGGCTTTTTTTTGGGGCCTCCACAGCAAAGCTGCGGCGCTACGTTGCGCAGCTCGCTGTTCGCTCGGCCCTGCGGCCTGACGGCCTTGGTCTGCGGCTGCGCCGCACTGCTGCACATCGCTAGGCCGTTTGGCCTTCGGCCATAGCTGCAGGTTGAAACCCGCAGCCAATTTCGGAACCACTAAGCTAGATTTTGACCACCCCTTGGCCTGCAGCTTAAAAGCTGCAGGTCCTGAAAATTGAATACCTTCGCCTTTCTTCAATGAAGCAGGGGCTTTTAAGCCGCCATGGCCAAAGATCAAACAGCCCATCAAAACTTTTATGCCCTATTCTGCAGATGCAGAACAGCTCATCAAAACCTTTATGTCCTATTCTGCAGATGCCAAATGGCATCTTACAGTTGCGGCAAGCTATTCTGCAGATGCCAAACGGCATCTTACAGTTGCGGCAAGCTATTCTGCAGATGCCAAACGGCATCTTACAGTTGCGGCAAGCTATTCTGAATTTGTGAAATGGCAGTTGTAAACTTGGGGAAGCTATTTGCAATTTGTAAAAGCGTACATCAGGGACTGTTCAGGATTTTGTGTATCCTAATAAAATTTGGGTCTTTAGCTTCTTAGGATTTGGCCAATAGTCGCCTAGGGGCTTGTCTCTAGGAGCAGTAAAAAGTAAACGCAAAACGTTAAACAGTCCCCCAAAAAAAGGAGCTGGCCTCCACAACCAACTCCTTGCTTCCAAAAATAAATAAACAAACAAAGAAGATTAACTCTTGATAAATAGCTTTTGCTGTCTGAAGGTCCCGCTAATATTTTGGACCACTAATTCAAAAGCATATTGTCCAGCAGGCAGCTGGCTACAGTCGTAGGCCAGTTGCTGCAAGCCAGCAGAAAGATCGGACTTAATAATTTGTCCCAGTTGTTGCCCCGAAATACTCATAATATTGAGCTGTACATTGGCGGTTTGTAGAAGCTGAAAACTAAAGAATACTTCATCTTGGGCGGGATTGGGAAAAGCCTTGAGTTGGCTAAACTGCCCGCCTGTTTCTAAGCTATGCTCTTCTACCCCCAAAACGCCAAGGCTGATACCAATGGTTTTGCTGGCGGTATAGCCGTTGGTCGTATCGCCACTAATGGTCATCAGTTCATCCGTATAAGAGTCGCTAAAAACCATATCATTACTATTCGTAAAGCTATTGGTGCCGCTAGTGGCATAATAGCTATCAACAGTGCTATTGATGCTATCGGGAAAGGCCAGTTGGCTAGTCAATAGCAGGTTATTGGAGCTATCAAAAACTTGGATGTGAATATGGGTAGCCCGAGGGGTGTACCAGCCGGGGTAGATGCTTGTAAAGTTTACAGTACCATTGCTATCGGTATATTGGATACCTCTGAGCCAGGTGGTCCCGGCATTATTTACCGTTCCATCAATGCCAGGTTGGCCATCATAGGCGGAATAGTAGCCCCTTTTATTACAATGCCAAACATCTACTCTTAGGCCAGCTACTGCTAGGCAGTTATTATCAATATTTTGAATCGTAATGCTAAAATTAAGGGGGATTCCCGTTTGGGTTCCCTCGGTGATATCAGAACGCACTAAAGTAGAGCTAGTAATAGAAGAGGGGGCAGGGTAGGGGCCAGCAGTTTCTGCGGGCAAGGGGTCACAGCTCATATTCTCTAAAACCTCTTGGTTGCTCGGTTCATCCATAACATCTTTGAATCCCAAAAAGGGGATCGCTGCAGCGCCTAGTCCGATGCGCTTTAAAAAGTCTTTTCTTTTCATGCCAGTGCTTTAATGCGTTAAACAATCCTTAAAATGTTCTCGGCCCTAGAGACTTGGCTATCTAAGAAAGGTTTAAGGAGTGGCAAAAAAAAGGAGCTGGCCTCCACAACCAACTCCTTGCTTCCAAAACAAAGAAGATAAAAGCAAGCTCAAGTTGCTTCATCTGGCCTAAAGACGCTCGGCCCATAACAAGGTTTAAATCTGGACCAAATTTCCATCTTCTATAGCTTTTTGTACGTCTCTGTTTTCAGTATGAAAACAAAAACCATAAAAATGAACTGGAAGCTAAAAGCTGTGGTCCAAAAAGGCATCTCCTTTTTACCCGCCCCCTTTGATCACAAAGTCAATTACCTCATGCAAAAATATGTGACCAAGGGCGTGCAGCTCTCGGATGCCTATTTTCTAGACCGTTTAGAGCATGCGCAAAAACATATAGCCGCCTATCAGCAGTATGCGGGCAGTTTGCAGGGCATACAAACCTTAGAGTTGGGAACGGGCTGGTATCCAGTGGTGCCCATTAGTTTGTTTTTGGTCGGGGCGGAGCAGGTCCGCAGCCTAGACCTTAACCCCTTGACGCATCGAGCGCATTGGGAGCGCTGCCTGCAAGTATTTCTGGAGAAAGAAGCGGAGGTCCGGCTGCGTTTGCCCATTTTGGAAGAGCGCTGGGCCATTCTTCAAGCCTTGGCCAAGGAGAGTAGCCATTTAGATGATGCCGCATTTTTGGCCCAACTGCGGCTGTCCTTCCTCTTGGGTGATGCTCGAGAATTGAGAGAATTTAAGGAGCAGTCTATACAACTGATTCACTCGAACAACACCTTTGAGCATGTGCATCCAGCGGCCCTGCGGCAGATATTGCAGCGTTTTCAGCAATTGCTGGACCCCAAGGGCCTGATGTCCCACTTTGTCGATATGTCAGACCATTTTGCGCATGCCGACCCCAATATTACCATCTATAATTTTTTGCAATTTACGCCCAAACAATGGGCCCGCATAGACAATGAAGTGCAGCCACAGAACCGTTGGCGCCTCCCCCAATACTTGGGCCTTTATCAAGAGTTGGGCTTGGCCCTTTTGGCCGAAGAGCATCGCCCAGGCCGGCCCGAAGAAGTAAAAACAGTAGCCATAGATGAGAGCTTTTCGCAGTTTACAGTAGAAGAGTTGGCGGTCAGTCATGTCTATTTGTGGAGTCGGTAGTTGTTTTTTTCTCTTGAACTTGTATCTTTAAGGAAGAACAATTTTTCTCTGCACAGACCCTTTTTTATGAAACGATACACCCTTGCTGCCTTAAGTCTATTGGCTATTTTTGCCCTACTGCCTTTGTTGGCCTTCTTTAAGCCCGAATCGCTTAAAGTGAGCTTTTCTGAAATGGAGTGGACGGCAGCCAAGCAACAAGCAAAAACAGAAAACAAACTCTATTTTGTCGACTTTGACGCCAGTTATTGTGCCGCCTGTCGCAATATGGATATCTCGACCTATCAGGATAGTCGCTTGGCCAGTTATATGGGCCAAAATGTAGTGGGCCTGCGCTTGGATGTCCAAGATTTTGATGGGGTCATGTGGTCCCAAAAATATGAGATAGAAGCCTTGCCGACCCTACTCATCTTTAATGAAGAAGGCAAATTGGTCAAGCGATTAGTGGGCTATCAGTCTTCGGCAGATTTGCTCAAGGCTTTTGAGGAAGTGCGCAGCCCCAAGGGCAGCCCTTCGGTGCCCAGCACAACAACGCCCAAGCAAAGCCCGCAACCCCTTGCCGAAGAACCCATTTTGCCGCCTGCAAAATCGCCAGCCAAAACCAATGAGTCGCCTCGTTTATCGGGTAACCTCTCTATTTTTGAGCAGGGCATACAGGCCAGCGGAAAAGGTTTGTATGAGGTAGAGCTCAAGCGGCAAAAATCAGAAGGCTTTTCTTTGCAGATGGGCGTCTATAAAGAAGTAAACTACTGGACGCTAGAGGCGGAAGCCCTGCAAAAGCAGCTGCCTGGCCACAAAATCCTCATGCATGTCGATGAGCTGCGGGGCAAAACGGTCTATCAGCTGTTGTTGGGTGAATTTGAGAGCCAGGCAGCCGCCAGACGCTTTCAGAATGTTTTGCAGCAAAAGAAAATCCGCAAAGGATTGATTAAAGATTTGCGATATTTTAAGTAATACCGCTCAGAGTTCAATATCTTCTCCCCCGCAGCCATGAGCTGCGGGGGAGTTTTTTTTAGCTGGGGCCTAGCCTAGGGCCGCAGGCCCTAAATGGCCCAGCGCTGCGCAGCCGTGGCGCGAAGCGCCAGACCAAAGCCCGTAGGGCTGCAGGGCCGAGCAGACTTGCGAGCGGCGCAGCCTAGCGGCGGCCGCCCCCCTGAACAGGGCGGCCGCGGGCCCCAAAAGAAACAACATAAATAGCAATAAAAACGAGATGCAATTACTAACAAACATTGGCTGCATTTGGCAGCAGGCGCAGGAGCTACCCGCTTTGCGCAGAGGCGCCGAATTGGCCCAATTACCCTATTTGAAAGATGCTTATATGCTATTGGAGGGCGACCGAATTGTAGAATTTGGGCCCATGGATAACTGTCCCGAAAAAGAGGAATGTAGCGTTTATGATGTGCAAGGGAGAGACCTATTTCCGAGCTTTTGCGACTCGCATAGCCATTTGGTTTTTGCCGCCCCGCGGCAGGAGGAATTCGTCTATCGGATTCAGGGCTTGAGCTATCATGAAATAGCGGCCAAGGGGGGCGGCATCCTCAACTCGGCCAAGCGCTTGCAAGCCATGCCCGAGGAGCAGCTGTTGGCCGAGGCCAAAAAGCGTTTGCTGGCCCTTTTGCGTTTGGGAACGGGGGCCTTGGAAATCAAAAGTGGATATGGATTGACTTATGAGGCCGAGCTCAAAATGCTGCGGGTCATTAAGGCCTTAAAAACCTGGGCGCCCATTCCCATCAAGGCGACTTTTTTGGGGGCACATGCTTTGCCGCCCGAATACAAAGAAGACCGAGCCGCCTATATGGACCTATTAATAGAGCAATTATTGCCCAAAATTGCCGAAGAAGGACTAGCCGATTATATCGATGTATTTTGTGAGAAAGGCTTTTTCTCTTTGGAGGAAGCGCAGCGGATTATGGAAGCGGGCAAGGCCTATGGCTTGCCGGCCAAAATACATTGCAATCAGTTTAATTCTATGGGCGCTATTGAGGCGGCGATAGCGGCTGGGGCTCGTTCGGTGGACCATCTGGAGGTCCTCAATACAGATGAAATGAAGGCCTTGGGCCAAGCCGATACCTTGGCTTGCCTCTTGCCAACGGCCCCCTTCTTTTTAAATGATGAGCATCGGACGCCAGCTAGGGCATTAATTGAGGCGGGAGCCGCTGTAGTTTTGGCCAGTGATTATAATCCGGGCACCACCCCTTCGGGCCGAATGAGTTTTGTCTGCTCCTTGGCCTGTATCCAGTTGCGGATGTTGCCCGAAGAGGCCATTAATGCCGCTTCTTTGCATGGGGCCTATGCCATGGACCTAGAGCAGGAGCTGGGCTGTATTCGTCCAGGCGCTAGGGCCAATTTCTTCCTAACCGAAGCCCTGCCTAGCTTGGCTTATTTGCCCTATAGCTTTGGTTCGGACCTCATTGAGGCCGTCTTTTTGAATGGGGAGTTGCATTGGGAAAAGCAGCCGCTTGCCTAGACAAAAACAATAAATGTTTTAGCTTTGTTAGACCTAACGCTCTTGTTATGAAGGGCCTTAGGTTTTTTTTTGCCCCAAAACAGCCAAATAGCGATGGAGGGCGTATATAAAAAGATTTTATTTTTTAGCTAAACAAACAACTTATGAAAAATTGCATGATGGCCCTGGGCCTATTCATGGCCTTCTTTATGGGCCCCAAAGCATGGTCTCAGGCCGAAGAGCTGCCCAAGGTTTACAACAGCTTGGATCTAGCCATAGGAGCGGGTTCTGCCTCGGAGAGTACGCTTTATATTAACGCCCTTTCTTTTCAGCGAGAGCATGCCTTGCTCAAAAACCGTCGATTGTTATTGGGCTATGGCCTTCGGTTTTCTGCCTTTGGGGCCAGCGATCAATTGCTTTATACCACGGCTCCCTACAAACTGACCAAAGATGATTTGATTGATAGTATGTTGGTCGACCAGCCTTTTAGTGCTGCTTTGGCTGCCTCTTTGCATATTGGTTATTTGATTACGCCCAAGCTCAAGGCGGGCTTTAATATTGATGCCCTCGGTTTTGGTTTTGGCAAAGAAACAACAGGCATTTTTACAAGTAGTGATAATAATGGGGACTATGCCATTAACCAAACTGGCCGCCCCACCACCCCTTCGGTCTTGCTCATTGGCGACAATGACATTGGGCAATTGGTTTCGGAGTTTTATCTGGCCTATGACATCACTGAAAAACTGGGTGTTCGTGGCGGCCTCAATATGACCTTTGTCGAATTTCAGTCGGATGAAAAACTAACTGAAGACAACGACCGCTTTCGGCATAAGGCGATCTTAGGCTTTTTGGCCTTCTATTATCGTCCCTTCTAAGATTTTTTCCCTTCCAAATTTAATTGACTATGAAACAACTATGGTTAAGTTTGAGCCTATTATTGATGCTCAGTTCGCTCACTGCTCAATCGAGCATTACATTTAAAATTAAGAATGCGGGCTTTACGGTGCCGGGCTCTTTTTCCGATTTCAAGACCGAGATCAAATATGATAAAAAGGTGCCTAGACAAAGCTACTTTAATGGCAGCGTTCAGGTCAAATCTATAGATACCGACAACAACGCTAGAGATAAGCATTTGCGCAATGAAGACTTTTTTGAGGTGGATACTTATCCCGAAATGAGCTTTCAGTCGACAGCCGTTAGCGAGGTTTCGGCGAACCGCCTAAAGATTGCGGGCAATCTGAAAATCAAGAATGTGAGCAAAAAGGTCGTTTTTGATGTGAAGGTTAGCGAAAAGAATGGCAAAACGGTTTTTGATACCGAGCTGGAGATTAACCGCAGAGATTTTGAGGTGGGGGGCAGCAGTTGGACCCTAGCCAATAAGTTGACGCTCTTTTTGCATATCGAGCAATAAGTTTTCTTTAAGGTCCGAGGAGCATCCTCGGGCCTTTTCTATTTTGGGCGCTCCATAAAAAAGGCTTATTTTGTAAAAAAAATTAACCAATGAGAAGATCAATTATAGGGCTAGCCTTTGCCCAATACCTATTATTATTGTTGGCCCTTTTGGGCAGTTCCTCGGCGCTTTTGGCCCAAGAAGAAGAGGCGGCTGATGAGCAGAGCGGCGGCTTTTATTATGGCCTTTATGGGGGCGGAACAGTGGCCACCCAAAATTGGAATAACTTTCAGCGAAATGCTTTATTGGCCTATCATGCGGGCCTTTTTGTCGAAAGTTTGGGGGCTACAGAAAATGGCCAACAAACCTCTTATCTCTTTGCTCTGGGCTACCATAAAAAGGGCAGTAGTTTCCGCAATATGTTTGTGGGCGGCAGTAGTGTTCCCGCCAATGAGTTTCACAATTTGAGCCTTTTAGGTGCCTTCAAAAAGAATTATCTAACTGGTCCCGAAGAGCGGGATCGCCTTTATTTTCTCCTCGGTTTGCGGGCCGAATATACCCTAGATTATCAGTTGGTCGGCTTTGGGGTAGAGGGCGTTAATCGAGCGCTTTTGGGCGTGAAGTTAGCGGGCGGCTATGATTTGCGCTTGCCCGACTCGGGCCTGGGCTTGCGCTTAGAGGCCAGCATTAGCCCCGATATTAGTCGGCAGGTTTTTGTGCCCGCTGGCTACCGCACGGGCACGGTGGACCAAAACGGAAATGCCATTATGAGCCAGGAACAAAAGGTCTATAACCTCATTTTTGAGGTTTCTGCTGCTGTATTTATCATGCAGTAAGATAAAATTTGGGGCCCGCGGCCAGCAAGCTGGCCGCCGCTATGCTGCGGGGCTCGCTGTTCGCTCGGCCCTGCGCGGGCTTCGCCCGCTGGGTCTGGCCCTTTGGGCCACCCGCTCCGCAGCGCTGGGCCTGCGGCGGCTTCGCCGCCTGTAGGACGCAGAACTTCATCCTCATCCTTAAACTATTGCCTTATGGACATCATGATTTATGCAATTCCGGTCTTCTTCCTGCTCATCGGAATAGAGTTATTGATTGGCTATTTTAGTCAGCAGCAGTTGTATCGCTTAGGCGATGCGGTGGCCAATATTAGCTGTGGGGTAGGGCAGCAGGTCACGGGGGTGTTTATCAAAATTATTGGCTTGGGGAGCTATGTTTATATTTATGAGCATTGGCGCTTATTATCGGTACCAAATCATTGGGCCAGTTATATCCTGCTATTTATTTTGATTGACTTCTTTTATTATTGGTTTCACCGCTATTCGCATGAGATCAATAGCTTTTGGGGGGCTCATGTGGTGCATCATCAGAGTGAGGACTATAATTTGTCGGTGGCTTTGCGCCAAAGTGCGTTTCAGGGCATTTTTTCGGCTGTTTTTTACTGGCCTTTGGCCTTTTTGGGCTTTGATCCTGTTCCCTTTTTCATCATTGGGACCTTTCAGACCTTATACCAATTTTGGATTCATACGGAGGCCATTAGAAAAATGCCCGCTTGGTTTG
This genomic interval from Saprospira grandis contains the following:
- a CDS encoding YceI family protein → MKQLWLSLSLLLMLSSLTAQSSITFKIKNAGFTVPGSFSDFKTEIKYDKKVPRQSYFNGSVQVKSIDTDNNARDKHLRNEDFFEVDTYPEMSFQSTAVSEVSANRLKIAGNLKIKNVSKKVVFDVKVSEKNGKTVFDTELEINRRDFEVGGSSWTLANKLTLFLHIEQ
- a CDS encoding T9SS type A sorting domain-containing protein gives rise to the protein MKRKDFLKRIGLGAAAIPFLGFKDVMDEPSNQEVLENMSCDPLPAETAGPYPAPSSITSSTLVRSDITEGTQTGIPLNFSITIQNIDNNCLAVAGLRVDVWHCNKRGYYSAYDGQPGIDGTVNNAGTTWLRGIQYTDSNGTVNFTSIYPGWYTPRATHIHIQVFDSSNNLLLTSQLAFPDSINSTVDSYYATSGTNSFTNSNDMVFSDSYTDELMTISGDTTNGYTASKTIGISLGVLGVEEHSLETGGQFSQLKAFPNPAQDEVFFSFQLLQTANVQLNIMSISGQQLGQIIKSDLSAGLQQLAYDCSQLPAGQYAFELVVQNISGTFRQQKLFIKS
- the hutI gene encoding imidazolonepropionase translates to MQLLTNIGCIWQQAQELPALRRGAELAQLPYLKDAYMLLEGDRIVEFGPMDNCPEKEECSVYDVQGRDLFPSFCDSHSHLVFAAPRQEEFVYRIQGLSYHEIAAKGGGILNSAKRLQAMPEEQLLAEAKKRLLALLRLGTGALEIKSGYGLTYEAELKMLRVIKALKTWAPIPIKATFLGAHALPPEYKEDRAAYMDLLIEQLLPKIAEEGLADYIDVFCEKGFFSLEEAQRIMEAGKAYGLPAKIHCNQFNSMGAIEAAIAAGARSVDHLEVLNTDEMKALGQADTLACLLPTAPFFLNDEHRTPARALIEAGAAVVLASDYNPGTTPSGRMSFVCSLACIQLRMLPEEAINAASLHGAYAMDLEQELGCIRPGARANFFLTEALPSLAYLPYSFGSDLIEAVFLNGELHWEKQPLA
- a CDS encoding thioredoxin fold domain-containing protein: MKRYTLAALSLLAIFALLPLLAFFKPESLKVSFSEMEWTAAKQQAKTENKLYFVDFDASYCAACRNMDISTYQDSRLASYMGQNVVGLRLDVQDFDGVMWSQKYEIEALPTLLIFNEEGKLVKRLVGYQSSADLLKAFEEVRSPKGSPSVPSTTTPKQSPQPLAEEPILPPAKSPAKTNESPRLSGNLSIFEQGIQASGKGLYEVELKRQKSEGFSLQMGVYKEVNYWTLEAEALQKQLPGHKILMHVDELRGKTVYQLLLGEFESQAAARRFQNVLQQKKIRKGLIKDLRYFK
- a CDS encoding class I SAM-dependent methyltransferase, which codes for MNWKLKAVVQKGISFLPAPFDHKVNYLMQKYVTKGVQLSDAYFLDRLEHAQKHIAAYQQYAGSLQGIQTLELGTGWYPVVPISLFLVGAEQVRSLDLNPLTHRAHWERCLQVFLEKEAEVRLRLPILEERWAILQALAKESSHLDDAAFLAQLRLSFLLGDARELREFKEQSIQLIHSNNTFEHVHPAALRQILQRFQQLLDPKGLMSHFVDMSDHFAHADPNITIYNFLQFTPKQWARIDNEVQPQNRWRLPQYLGLYQELGLALLAEEHRPGRPEEVKTVAIDESFSQFTVEELAVSHVYLWSR
- a CDS encoding TonB-dependent receptor, whose protein sequence is MKNFNVLGLCLLLSLLTSWAYGQKATVKGVVTDANSKEPLPATLRILNTEGKLVTGAGADVLSGEYMISVDAGTYKMTVSYIGLADQSFDLELAAGETKEINVEMKEEDNLMKTVTVTGSKAGTQLAKNTVSIDVVKPTLVDNTNATKVDEVVDKVPGVTVVDGQANIRGGSGYSYGAGSRVLILVDDLPFMSADAGFANWRDIPVENIEQIEVLKGAASALYGSSALNGIINIRTAYAKAKPVTKFSLFQTSFAKPRNRTIPYFLDPDSTVNVTGQAWWAQDSISARLTNDEGATYYDSTFAPQWLAGPRGYRKPIEFGASLAHRRKIGKLDLTLGANGFYKDSYLGGEYERKLRANANVRYRFTDSLNVGANINVNFGNSSSFFLWNNLAFVSLSREAVDSLTHFTYPASVTQSVTSRINVDPYLTYFDKKGNRHRLQTRIYYISNDNGNNQSNSSTLYYGEYQLQREFKQLQGLKMVAGLVGQYSAAQSQLYGDAEYDISNYAAYVQLDKGFLTDEFGDSKLNFSFGARIERNAIISPDSVQVSVSQPKIENPEPRSVEAKPVFRAGVNYELTPFTFLRASWGQGYRYPTIAERYITTFVGDPAGVGLEIRANPELESETGWSAEIGIKQGFMITSNWKGFVDVSFFWTQYQNMMEFSFGGGDTAAINAIELAGVQNGTTPIFFQSANIGNTNIRGAEFSVMGTGKIAGVDMNLLAGYTFLDPRFQDFDERQQLLSSNDTTNILKYRARHTIKFDAEAFFLKENNLSVGLSVNASSRMLAIDKVFQDLVFSDADLPFGPADAFGIGRYRQHVNSGEYVNLSARIGYRYAFKNAEGEEKWGAKISVVGKNLLNQEYTLRPALVAAPANYTLRLDFDF